A section of the Engystomops pustulosus chromosome 3, aEngPut4.maternal, whole genome shotgun sequence genome encodes:
- the FBXO30 gene encoding F-box only protein 30 gives MDEEHLHSHCACCVSRRCMIRPETGISCDLIGCPHVCGAVFHSCKAEEHRMLCPLERIPCLNNGFGCPFVMTRNKLAEHLQICPASVVCCTMEWNRWPVSYADRKSYENLSRDVDEVEQLDMALALQDQRMLLESLKVATMMSKTTEKLESPEPISVRTEEEDNVITNGVSGDEDSYSALYQATVETTKSLAAALDILNNATRDIAMLNGKLRDASCEMNKNFQLPEHHNESDNVQDQELNEESNGAASATSCNSLKETYHNGSSDFYPGTNGSYVVKSDDEESDNGLPMQVPKEFLLCNGFHDDDWRKKNASTKPPPAPLEGSETLVSQCNSLPGTESIASPPCLNGSIEQISEKKDEQGLRNVAIFGRRPFLVDAYWFKAKTENKAVDTSDLEVQEDPMGLNGIDLITAALLFCLGDSPGGRGISDSRNVDGYHVDFGTQTFSFPSAILATNTMVGEIASASACDHANPQLSNPSPFQTLGLDLVLECVARYQTKQRSMFTFVCGQLFRRDEFSSHFKNVHGDIHAGLNGWMEQRCPLAYYGCTYSQRRFCPSTQGSKIIHDRHLKSFGVQPHLPSDLESSMRSSSLGPVVDHLSNLPYEVLQHMAGFLDGFSLCQLSRVSRLMRDVCASLLQARGMVVLLWEKRQYPHGSSWQIKEKVWRFSTAFCTVKEWKFADIVSMADHLKKCSYNTVEKREEAVPLPCMCVTRELTKDGRSLRSVLKPVL, from the exons ATGGATGAAGAACATCTACATTCACATTGCGCTTGTTGTGTCAGCCGTCGCTGTATGATAAGACCAGAGACTGGGATCTCCTGTGATCTGATAGGCTGTCCGCATGTTTGCGGAGCCGTCTTTCATTCGTGCAAAGCCGAAGAACATCGTATGTTGTGTCCCCTAGAAAGAATACCGTGCTTGAACAACGGTTTTGGTTGTCCTTTTGTCATGACACGTAATAAACTAGCAGAACATTTACAGATCTGCCCTGCAAGTGTAGTTTGCTGCACCATGGAATGGAATAGGTGGCCAGTTAGCTACGCTGATAGAAAATCGTATGAGAATTTGAGCAGAGACGTTGATGAAGTAGAACAGCTAGATATGGCTCTTGCATTGCAAGATCAGCGAATGCTGTTGGAGTCTCTTAAAGTGGCCACAATGATGTCCAAAACAACTGAAAAACTTGAATCTCCTGAGCCAATATCTGTAAGAACAGAAGAGGAGGACAACGTGATTACAAATGGTGTATCCGGCGATGAAGACTCCTACAGTGCACTTTATCAAGCAACAGTCGAGACTACAAAAAGCTTAGCTGCTGCTCTCGATATCCTTAATAACGCCACGAGGGACATTGCAATGCTTAATGGGAAACTACGGGATGCAAGCTGCGAAATGAACAAAAATTTCCAGCTTCCTGAGCACCATAATGAATCTGATAACGTACAGGATCAGGAATTGAATGAAGAAAGCAATGGGGCTGCTAGCGCAACGTCTTgcaactccttaaaggaaacgtATCACAATGGCTCAAGCGATTTCTATCCAGGGACAAATGGAAGTTATGTGGTGAAAAGTGACGATGAGGAGTCGGATAATGGTCTACCAATGCAAGTCCCGAAAGAGTTTCTTTTGTGCAATGGTTTCCATGATGAtgattggagaaaaaaaaatgcatccaCCAAACCACCTCCTGCCCCTTTAGAAGGTAGTGAAACTCTTGTTAGTCAGTGTAATTCCTTGCCTGGTACTGAATCCATCGCCTCCCCTCCATGCCTAAATGGCTCAATTGAACAAATATCGGAAAAAAAAGATGAACAAGGATTGCGCAATGTTGCCATCTTTGGAAGACGTCCTTTCTTGGTAGATGCCTATTGGTTTAAAGCCAAGACTGAGAATAAAGCGGTAGACACTTCCGACTTGGAGGTTCAAGAAGACCCAATGGGACTTAATGGTATTGACTTGATTACAGCTGCTTTGCTGTTTTGCCTCGGGGATTCACCGGGTGGTAGAGGGATTTCAGACAGTCGTAACGTAGATGGATATCATGTTGACTTTGGCACACAAACATTTTCGTTTCCATCTGCAATATTGGCAACAAATACCATGGTTGGGGAGATAGCCTCAGCCTCTGCTTGTGACCATGCAAATCCTCAACTATCCAATCCTAGTCCTTTTCAAACTCTTGGTCTGGACTTGGTTCTAGAATGTGTTGCGAGATACCAAACAAAACAGAGGTCTATGTTTACATTTGTGTGTGGACAATTGTTTAGAAGAGATGAGTTTTCTTCTCACTTTAAGAACGTTCATGGTGATATTCATGCTGGTCTAAACGGCTGGATGGAACAAAGATGCCCTTTAGCTTATTACGGATGTACTTATTCCCAACGTAGGTTTTGTCCCTCAACACAAGGATCAAAAATTATCCACGATAGACACTTGAAATCGTTTGGGGTTCAGCCTCATCTACCCAGTGACCTTGAATCTTCTATGAGGAGTTCTTCTTTAGGACCAGTCGTGGATCATTTGAGTAATTTGCCTTATGAGGTCCTGCAGCACATGGCAGGATTTCTTGATGGTTTTTCCTTGTGTCAACTTTCAAGAGTGTCTAGACTCATGAGGGATGTGTGTGCCAGTTTATTACAAGCCCGTGGAATGGTGGTTCTGTTGTGGGAGAAGAGACAGTATCCACATGGAAGTTCCTGGCAAATTAAAGAAAAG GTGTGGAGGTTCAGCACTGCTTTCTGCACAGTGAAGGAGTGGAAGTTTGCGGATATTGTGAGCATGGCCGACCATCTGAAGAAATGCAGCTACAATACGgtggagaagagagaagaggctgTCCCTCTCCCATGTATGTGCGTGACCCGGGAACTGACAAAGGATGGCCGCTCGCTGCGCTCAGTCCTGAAGCCGGTCCTTTAG